The stretch of DNA TCCTCCCTCATGCACAACTTCATATTTCACAGGTGCACTAACACAGAGAATTGGAGTGCACAACAAACACAAGAAGTGGCAAATACACAAAATGATTCGAACCTAAAACATTTTGTGCTCTCATACCATGTTAAGTTAAACACTTTTCACAAAAGTTGACTGTTATAGGGGGTTCCAAAATGTATATCAAGCTTTCCAACAAAAGCAAACTTGTGAAAAAGTTTTCAGTATCTTGAAACTCATAACCTGCTGACAACAGGACTTTGGATCATAGGTGCAAAATGTTTAACCTGCCTTACTGTATTAATGGATGTGATTTGGGTTTTATGTATGTTTTAGAAGAAAGTATGCTCtgttattatgattttttggcCATGATAACAACCAAAGCATATacaaataagatataataaatgtcATTCATGTTTGATTTGTTTCTGCCATACAATACTTGGCAAGCTATTTATTGAACCTCATGAACCAATATTAAGATATAGATATTCAATAAGATTTTCTTAACCTCATTGAAAAACCTATGCTAATTACTTTATGGGGCTTGGCGAAAGTGCAAGGAAGCCAAATTCCTTGTAGATTTGCATTATTTGGGGTGATATGTTGTTCAGATGCAGAGAACTGTATTAGAGGACAAATGCTAAGATTAGAATTTAATTGCTGGAGAGAAGTTATGTAGTGTTGAGAGTCATTCTGAAtggtaaatcaaattaattggtTGGAGTTTCTTCCTTGTAAATTCCATGTAGCTAAATCCTTCTGTACAGAAAACCTTTCTGaaatgttttgttatttttaatcaatatatCCCAACATAAAGTGGAAAGCTGTTGTCtgattatatataatatctgtTTGGACATAAAGACCTAAAgctgctttctctctctctattgttGGTTAATGAACTTGTTTATTTTCTCCTACTCTTCTCTCCTTTGAAATACTGTGAACATCAATATTTTGATAACTGTTTAAATTATGAAACTTGTAGGGCCTCGAGAGAATACTCTATCTTCTTGTCCAAGTAATGTTCGTTGGACTGATGATGGCCTTGACAGGGACCTGTATATTCAGACAAGTACCGTCACAATTTTAGCAATGGATGGGAGAAGGCGGTGGTTAGACATAGAAAAACTGGTTAGATTGGTCGAAGTTGTTTTTTCATAGTTTAATACTGCAAAAGCTCTTTTCACTTCTTTTCAATCTTGTTCCTAAGATTACATGCTCGGCTAACTTTCAAAGCTCCTTTAATCTagttcctctttttttttttttttttcaaggctCAAGATTTCGATAAAAGTTTTGAAAGAATGGTGTGGGTTCGCTTTTGTCATTGTGTAAATTAGTTGTTTCTGAAATTTACAAATGTAAGATTTTAAACTTAAGATTCAAGAAAACAATTATGTTTTGAATAAGGAATATGCactgtaatttattttagttcAATGATTTTGAAATGATACCCCTTTAGATTCCATTTACAGCCTTTCAAGAGTTGGTTTCTTGGGCATTATTCTTACCACTTTGCATTTATACAGCTGCCGGCTAAGATATACTGCTTACAGTCTGTTTTGTATACTTAGGGGTCAAACAGGGAAAGGCACTTTGTACTCGTTACAAATCTTGCTCCATGTTCCGGAATTAGATTACATCTTTGGCCTGAGAAAGGAAAATCAGCTTCAAACTTGCCAGCTAGCAGAAGGGTTATTGAAGTGACACAGAAAATGGTGCACATTCCATCAGGTCCAGCACCAAGACAAGTATGTTGAATTGgtgtatatattaattttctgGAAGTGAATTGTCATTGCAAACGAGAGCAATTTGTAATGGTATGTGAAGTCGTGTATATGCTAATTTTTTCCCTGTTTCATTTTGTAAGATTGAACCAGGTAGTCAGACCGAGCAAGCTCCTCCATCAGCTGTGCTTTTCTTGTCTTCTAGTGATATGCGTGGCTTTAGATTCTTGACTATCTCAATTGCACCTCGCCCggtattgtttccttgattTTGTGGTCTGGTATATATTTCATTTCATGATTCCCCAAGTCTACATGCATCACCAATCTATTGTTTCGAACCTCTTCTAATCAATGGATTGTTCATaatttgcctttttttttttttgctaaatataACTTGCCTCTTACgcattcatttcatttctcccctatgttttatttcttgaaaacaTCTTGTGTATTGCACCTTTCCTTACTTATAATCCCTACTTAAAATCATTTTCTTGAATCTTTTCCAATTTACAATTTCTTTAATACTCCTTTGTTTTGTTATAAATTGTTTTAGCTTAGAAATGTTGTCCTtgtgaaaattttaataaaaaatttgaatcttGTAATACCattttgaaaatacaaatacaatttatatttttttgaaatacaaaaataatttagaaaaataaacacTTGGTCATTTTCATCAGCTCCTAGTCGATTTATATTCAGAGCCATAACTGAAAATGGTTTCCCATGGTACACAAATTTTTCTTTGcatatcttttttcttctttttctacaCCCCCTTTTTTCTTGCTAAATGAATTTTGCTTTTGTCTCCTGTCAATATTGTCATtatcttttaatatttatttgttttgagaGTCTCTTGTATACAACTTTTTTGATCTGTATTTGTATACAAggtcttgtttttcttttgttaccTCTGATCTTCTTGTGTTTTAAGCACCTCTTATTGCTTCTGAAAGAATTCCAAAGTTGAGCGTGCATGTCTGACTTTCTGTTTCTCAGACTGTTTCAGGACAGCCTCCACCTGCTGCTTCCATGGCAGTTGGACAATTCTTTAGTCCAAAAGAAGGGGAATTAGAGTTGTCTTCTAAGATGTTACTTCTCTCAAGTCATTTTCCACAGGTTAGTACTTTGATGTTGCCTGCTAATTTACTGTTAGTACTGAAGTTCGGAGGGATAACCTTGTAGTTATCAGAACTGAATTGGACATCAAACTAGATCACGATCTTTCAGTTCAATCTtcatgttttaaattaattgagatGTGCATTGCATTTGACAAGGAGTAAGCACAATGTGGTGCAGTGGTTGGAAGAGAGTATTCTTCAAGTCTACTGTGCAATTTTCATCCAATGTGTTGGTCAACACCTTTAAAAATCACTGTAACATGGTCATAATAcacaattcaaaaatttatgttACCTCTGATATCTGGTTTGGAATTAAAAGGTTTCAAGCTCAATCACCAAAATATACAGGGAGTTCAATCATACCACTAGACCCGCTATCCATGGTTGAATGGGTTGGTTAGTTCCAGTCTACTGACTACTTTATTACTTAAACATTGTGCAGGGCATGATATTGAAGGAGGATCATCCTCTTGCTGTCAATTTATCATTCACTATTAGCTTGGGTCTTTTGCCTATTAGACTTTCCTTGGAAACTACAGGATGTGGAATAAAAAAATCTGCACTCCCTGATGAAGAGGCTGGAGATGTGGAAAATAGTAGTAAGGCTTCTTTATGTACTTTGTTTCCATTAAGTTGACCCTTCATTCAAATGTTGAATTACTATACAAAACCTGTGTTTGATGAGCACAAATAACACGTGCAAAGTCATCAATTTTTCCCTGTAATTGATCTTGCATGCTTTTATGATGCATAGTTGGATTGCAGTCCTTGAATGAAATGTTAATTCTCTTAAAGTATAGTATTGCCTTTTGTTCATAATTTAAATACCTTCATGACATTCACTTCATATGGAGAAAGGCTAAAagcattgaaaattgaaaaatggcTTTGAACATAAAAGTTACATAAAGTCTACTTTCTGAGTGGCCTAAGCTTTACCAATGTGATTAAAACTAACATACCTGTCAATTACTGCCAGCTTCTTGACGAATAGGATTTGGACTCAGAAATAGAAATCTAAACCTTAACCGAAGGTTCATGATCTCTTGATAATGTGGACATTGCAAGTTATTTCTTTcatctgatttaattttttgtgcaaGGGGTGTGTTTGCGTTCCACCTTTGTTATCGTTTGACTGTAATAATTCTCTGGATTTCCTTACagttggatttttctttttcttgatatcatgcttttgttttttgttttctgctAATGCTAAAGCTTTCCTGGGCATGCAGGGCTTTGCAAACTGCGCTGTTTTCCTCCTGTAGCACTTGCTTGGGATGCGACATCAGGCCTTCACATATTTCCAAATTTGTATTCCACAACAATTGAGGTGGATTCCTCACCAGCACTGTGGGGTTCAACTAGGGGTTCTGAGAAGACTACTGTTTTATTGCTGGTATTGCCCCTAATTTTTTATTCAGTTTCTTATGATGTAATAGTAATGCAATATTGGTCTATTATCATTCATATTCTTATTCTTCTGATGTAATAATTAaaggttttgatttttttattgtcTGCAGGTGGACCCACATTGTTCATATAGAGCTAGTGTAGCTGTCTCTGTCACTGCTGCAGCCAggagattttttcttttgtactGTTCAGAGGTGAAGATTTTGAATAGCCTACAAAGGGTTACAGTTCTACTTTGGtatcattaatttttcttattagaTCATTATCCACTAACGGCATCAAAATTTTTGGTTGATGGGTTGCATAACAGGCTGTCATCTATTGGACCAAACTCTGTGTGTTGTGTGaatttgcttttattttgttagttctCATGCTTTTTAATGTGCCTACCAAACGTGAGCCAAATAGTTCAAAAGGAATGGAGTATAATCactgtttttgtttcttatgcCATATCAACTTGCTTTTTGAGTCTTTCTAATGAAATGCAACAACatgatttcaaaaatattggTTTCTATTTAACTGAATTAACttgcacaatatatatatgtatttatcatatatatatatatcatagtCATCTGATAGTCAGGAAACTTAGCTTTAGGACCAGTTACAATTTTGAACACATAATATTTTTGGGAtttagatttttgaatttttttttacttgcaatCAATTACAACTTGTCCACAGGGATTTACTTGCATAAGCTAATTGAAATGTGTGCTTAATGGAACTCTTGACAGAAAGCTGagggttttttttgtttttaaattttaaaatccttTTTAGAGCTCAGTGACCTCTGTAGCAATTGAACTTTGAGTTCTGTTACTAGTAGTTGGTCTCCATCCTTCCCGAAGCATCTTGAAATATATTGCTGTAACGAGTTTGTAACTGATTTTTACACCAACCATCCTAATCTTCTTGTGTTGATGTGGGATTCTTTTTTTCCTCATCTATATTCATCTTTTAAGACTGAATACAGATTATACGGGCCAGATTGTGCATTATTTTAGCAACATTCTTCCTTTTGTTGGTTAGTTATGGTAGCCTATACGTTTCAGGTTTTTATCTAATTAAGTTTTGTTATTCACTTAATGGGATTGCTATATGCAGATTGTTGGTTTCTCCGTTGCTGTTGTCTTTTTTGCTTTAATGAGGCAAGCACAGGCTTGGGAGCTTGATTTACCTATACCTTCAGTGCTATCAGCTGTACAATCCAATTTGAGAATGCCATTGCCATTTTCTTTCCTAGCCACTGTACCCCTTTTCATTGCCTTGTTCCTTTCCTCTCTGACATCCCAACCATTTCCTCCATTTTTAAGCTTTGTCCTTGTCTCAATACTTTGCTATATATTTGCAAATGGGTTAATATTGCTTCTGATATTAATCTTGCAATTGGTGTTCTACGTGACTGCTGCTCTACATGTTTTCGTAAAGCAACGGTTAGTGCCCTCTCTTTGCCTgtgatttttttcctttaatgcATGTTTTCATTGGTTTATATCTGAACAATCTTgtctcaaataataaattaaaacaaacttaTGCTCAAGATCTGGAAAATTCAATTTTGGTGGAGAACAGTGTGATTACTGTCTCCTGTTGATATTTTACTTGTCAGTTAAGAATATCTCCATGAAATCAGGTTTTTAGAAAGTTTAAGTATAACCACTTGTCTGCTAAGAAGagagtattttaatttttacaggTGGCAATTGTGGGAATTGAACTTTTGTTTTGTGTTCCTGCATTGGTTCCTCaatctttcttcttgttttttatcATCCAAGGTAAGTTCCTTTTTGTAACTTATATCTAATTAGCAGCTCAGTGTTTATAATTTGATTGGTGGGGATGTTTATTTTCAAGTTTCCTTCTGCAAGAACTCATGTTGCCGACCCCACTTAGTGGTGTTGTTATTCTTCTGCAAGTTATTGATGTTTCCTCCTCCCATCCAAATCTATTCCtgccctttttttctttttccttttatttccttCATTAAAcatcccccctcccccccttgTGGCAAAAGTTGACACTTGACATGTTCATGGAACAGGTCATAAGGGCTTTAAGAACAAACCCATTATTTGTTACTGCAGTGGTTGCAATTGCGTTGGTGTGCTTTGTCCATCCTGCACTAGGTCTGTTCATTTTGCTCCTATCTCATGCATTGAGCTGCCATAATGCACTGTCCAGGTAACCTTCTattatttcccttttctcttgttATGACATTTTTTGGGGTACATGAATCTGGTAATAAATTTGTTGGTGCTCATTGTTAACTGGTTTCTGATTGTCTTGTGGGGGTGTGTAATCATTCTATATTCTGTATGGATTGGACTTTGCTTTTTGGTGCACAGAGCTTTACCTATAAAGTGTGCAGGCAAAATATACCTATTACTACACCCTAGCacttaaaagaaacaaaaaacacctgagaaagaaaaaataaatttgagttaatattgtaatttaaagaATAGTTGAATGCTTGCAAGTATGACAATTATAGCATCGCATATTATTGCCGAAAACAAAGCTAACCATGCAAATTGACGTGTTGTATTTTTGTTAGCTTTTGCAagattgtcatgtcttgatgtttAGTTGTTTACGATGTTTTGTATTTGTGTTATATCATGATAACTGTGCTTAGATTATCATCAGTGTGTGATATTTATGTCAAAGTGATCCCGGCAATTCTGAAAGTTACTCATTGTTTCTGTAACAGTTTTTTGACGGCTTCCTTTCGCAGTCATACCCGGAGCAAGGAGtcatttgattcaagaaatggaGGCAACAGGTCTGAACAGTTCTCTGTTAGACATCGTGATGGGTTCAGCCAGAGTTCCCTGTTGGATGATGGTTTTTCAAGTCGCCCAGGTTCTACAGGAAGCTTTGGTGATACTCAGTTAGAGATGTTCCACCACCGGCATGGCTTGCTTATCTTGCATCTCCTAGCAGCACTTATGTTTGGTCCCTCACTCATGGCTTGGTTTCAGGTATGCAAACCATTccttgtttatgttttcagtTCTGCAGTTTTTCCCCTAATGATTCCCGAGTTGTCTACTAAGAGATCTGTCACTATAATAGGTTTATTTTAGAATTCTATGTAATGAGGAGTTAGCCTAAAACAGCTCCCTGCAAATGGCAAGTTGACATTGCATTGCTATAAATTGCCAATATGCATGTGCTGTTTCaggaagagggggggggggttgagaAGAGCATTGATACCAAtaatcaacaacaacaataatatccCTATCAAATCATGTCTCAATCCCACTAAATAGGGTTAACTGCATCAATTTTAGACCTCTAACCACCTCTATTCTTGGCCACATTCTCTATAAGCCATTACACAGTTTCTGACAGAATTTTCTTTGGGCTTCTTCTGTTTTGCtacaaaattgataaaaaaaaaaaattaaatagaataatGGAAACAAAGGAAGTTTGATCTTTTATGACAATCACTTTGACACTCAGATTGTTGTCATCTGGAATATCTTAAACCATTTATCATTTCCTCTGGTGGGTTGTAAGAGGTGTAATTCATATTATCCTTGCATTTCTTCCACTTGTCCCCTACTATCAATGTTTATTGAACTACAGGCGCTAGCCATTCTGTCCATGTTTATTATTTAGCAAGCACGTGGACTTGAATTGACAAAGTCCAATCTTTTGCGTGCATGTGTGTTTTATTCCATAAGTTTACTAGTTAAATACTTAATCTACTTCGTTGCACTGCATGTCCTTGAGGATCTGAATATAAGGTTATTGCCTAATGCATTTAGCATCTAATCCTACCGACCAATCGTATCTTTTTTCGTGCTTGCAGAGAATTGGCATGGGTCAGAGCTTTCCATGGTTTGTGGATATAGCTCTTTGTGGTGGTGTCATCCTCCATGGCATCTGTGATTCTAAGCctgaatttaatttctttttgtttcctttgcCCGGAGTCCCTGGTTTGGAAGTGAAACTGAGCTTTGGCTATCTGCTTGCTGGGTGCTATTCCTATCTCTCCGCTCTGGCCTTGGCTCCTTACAGAGCATTTTATGCCATGGCAGCAATCGGGGTCCTTTCCTTCACTTTCAGGATTATATTGAGATGGAATAGGGGTAAGGGAGAAGCATATGTGAGCACCCGAAAGCATTCTCATAGGCACTGATGAAGCTTTGCTCGAAACACAATTTTATACTGAGGTTTTCGAATATGTCCCATTGTATAGTGATCTGTTGTTTGCCGGTAACAGTGTGTGTAACCCTAACATGGCTTCAGCCACCTCAGTTTTGTAGCGCAGATTTTCAAACATTCAATCATATCGACTCTTAAatcttttgagtttttgaatATCGTATTGGATTCACTTTTACCAACGGAAACAAGTCCTGATTGCCAATTCCTATTGCTAATGCCTGCTGATCAGAGCGAGCAAGAAAGGAGGCAAACAAACACCAAaaaacagaatcgattgcatgGCCTTGCAATGTTCACAGTACCGTCCAAAAGGTGTCCCTTTGCTCTGCATATGGACACAGTTGCCGCCTAGGATGAAAGAGAGTGACTTACTATCAGAAGCGCTTTTCGGCTGTAGATTCTCCATTCCTTAGAACTAAGCCAATCTCATGTGTTTTCTCAGGGGAAACATTTTTCTTTGTAAGTTTCAGCCCAAGAAAAAGGAAACTAAGAGAGCaccacatgtatatataaatctCTTGGCATGTCGCAGGCGATTCTCAGGCTTCATTTTGTATCTTCAAACTATGAGCCTCACCCCACCCCTTACCTTCCTCCACCACCGGGAGGGATTTCATTTTCGAGGATGAAAGAAGGCCAATTCTGGGTTCCAACTGGGGTGGTCGAATCTGCCAAGAGATGGAAAGAGGCTCTTGTTAAAATGCCGCCTCTTGAAGATGGTTCGGTTCTGTCTCTTAGTCAGGCTATTACTTCATTCTCAACAACACTGGAAGCACTTTTGAGGGAGAGTTCAGTATTCAGTGATCCGTAAGTCCATGGTAATGGTTATTGGCAGCTTCAATTTAAAAAGGGCCCGGGATTTAGAAAATAAGTTCACCAAGTCTCGATGAATCTGTAAAGAGGAAGTTGTAAAATGTAGTTTGAAAAAGACTGCTTACAAAAACCACCACGACCATCTCCAATACATATATCTAATTCATAATTATAGTTATTTATATATGGGATTAACTGCCAGCGTTCATCATGAATTGCATGCCCTAGATTATGGGAAGTAGATATACACTCGTAACATCTTACTTGTGCCCACAACAAAGTTGTACAAGGTTCAAAGCAAATCTTCGCTAAATAGTATAAACGATTATTGAATTTTACACTAAAGTACAAAAAATTaactgaattttaatttataggcAAAGGGTAATTGAACTTCAATTCAATATGCAATTTCATAACTATTATTAATTGTCGTTAAAATGGgctaacaaaatattgatattttatactTTAGTGTAAAGTTTAGTGATCTTTGCGTACTTTAGtgtaaagtttaataattttttttgtatttttgtgcAAAATTTAATCACTATTTGTACTGTTTAGCCATTCACATTGTTAGTCATGATAACATTCCGTTAGTCTTTCTTTTACGAtagttatgaaattatatactaaattgaagtttattaaccATTTAAACTATTTAACTTAAATCTCCAAACACATTTATCAAACGAGggtaaaaaataaaggaaacatAGTTAAATTTGATTAGTACAAGATTTTGATTGTCTATGTTACACGAAAACATCTTATAGGTGTTGTTTTTCTATTTTCGAAACTTTTTCGAAACGTTTCCTATTTCCGTTTCGGATTTTATTTATGTCTTAGAAGAATGTCCGTTTTCACGTTTTTGTTTcctattgaaaatattttccgtttccgtttccgtgtAACATAACTAATTGTAACGTTGCCCGACTCTTCTTATCGCACAAGGAAGCTCTTGCCTTAGTGGTTCTACTCATGGAATATTAGAACTTGAGCTAGAACAGTGGTAAATTCAAGCAACCCAGGAACCAAGAAAACAAGTTCATGAGAtagaaaaaatacaaagaaacaaacagaatctttagaaaaaaagtgaaaacaaaatagaaaagatagatttataaattaaatttccttgGGAACATGAAGCTTCGCTTTATGTAGAAAGCGTAGATGAATTGGTGGATGGGTCGTCCCTATAAGGGGTTTGCAAGTAAAATTATCGTAGAAGTGGCTGGGTGCTCCAACTGAGGGGGGTCAAAGACCAAGAAGCGAGTTATTTATACTAAATATTCATCTTATGGCTAGATCCATCTTTGATGGCCAGCGCATTGGTGTCCCTCCAGCTAGAGTTTCCCCTTTTagttagacaaaaaaaaaacgcATTGACATGTCTTTacaatgttatatttatagtgGTCAATGAAATTTATTGCCATaccccaacaatcaaatatccAATTTTTTCATAGAACTTCTTGATTCTGTTTTAAAAAGGTAATTCCAAGTTATAtttggggtttagggtttgggtGATTTTATTTCTTCCATTCCAAACTTCAACTGGAAGATGGAACAAAAACCTCCTTCCTGGGCGCATAAAGAATTCAACAAAATGAGACAACAAAAGAACCAATTAACAAAACAGGGCAAAAAGAATCTTGAACAGCCTGTCTGTTGGTAAGAAGGTTTcataaatgaatgtaaacagtATAACAGAAGATTAAGAATCACCAAAGGGGGAAGAAGAAAGTCTATGTTGGCCGGCCTCTGAGGCGGATATTAATGGCCCTTGATGCCATGGCCCTCAAGTTTGCTCTTGCCAAGGCGATGGAGCTTCCATTATAATGCTGATCATCGGAGTCCCTAAATGCCTCCATGAATTCCTCTCTTTGCAACCTTAGAGCCAATGCTGCATCCTCATCTTGGCTGGGCACCCTGCTTCTCGTCCTCCTCCTCACACTGCTGCTCGAAGATATCCCAGAAGATCGAACGCTTTGGAGCCTCACGTGAGAATCACTCCCTCTCCCAATGCTTTGACCCTCGTACTCTGGGCTGTTTAGGGCTTGAATGCTCTGGTTTCTTGCATTGTAGTGACTTCTTCTTGGAGCTGTTTGAGTTTGAATTTCAGCTTGGCGACTATTCGAGGCTGCAGCAACTTTCCTTGCTTCAACTTCTTGAGGAAATAGAAGCTGTATGGTATTCCAAAGGACCGTATTCACAGTGCAAGATCTCCCATTGCTTCAGAGTTAAAGCAACCAAAGAAGGCATTAAACCTCAATAAGATCTCAATGTAAAACAAGAGTAAGGGTGCATACTAAAACGACTCTTGTCCGTTTATATCAATCAGTGAATTAGCTTGGAATTGTAGTTATTCACAAACCTGATCAGCTGCCTACACTTTGGGCATCGTTTCCCGCATTTTTCAGCCGCAGAGCGCAGACATTTCTTACAAAAACTAccaaatttgaagaaaaatgctGAGAACCAACTGGTCAATTGTGTCTTAGAATATGGGAAATATGTATTCATGTCGATTTACCTGTGTCCACAAGAAGTGGTACTAGGTTCAAAGCAAATCTCCAGACAAATCTGTCCAAACGGATTAAGATCAAATCAAGTGAAACCAAGTTAAATTTATGTAATAAAATCTTCAGATTGTAACATAGAGAAGGGTTGGAACTCTTCTTACCGCACAGGAAAGCTCTTGCCTTAGTTGATCCATACATGGAAGATTAGAACTTGAGCAAGAACCACCAGTTTCCTGGCCACcctttcctattttcttctcttcatccGCCTCGGGTTTCAATTCAACCTTATTCTTCTCGCTCCCTGTCCATTTGGTAAATTCAAGAATTAAGCAACCAACAAAACAAATTTCTCTCGAGAATCAtctcaaaattagaatttgaatacCTTCTCTCGATTCTTCATCTTCGCCGCCAAGGTCAAGCACTGGAACGGCTGCTGAAACTGGGCTCTTCCTCTGAGCCCTGCGCTTCCTGAAATCACCAATTCCAATTACAGACAAACTTCTGAAAAAGGGACAAAAAAATCACTGAAATTTCAAAGAGGTAAAATTAGATTGGCGATTGCATGCCTTCTTGAATTGGTGGGTGGACTCTTGAACTGTAAATCGGAGCGTTTCTTGTGCTTGGAATCTCTATCGGGGGTGTCTTCGACAACGAGACTTGCGATCAATAGCGCCTCCTCGTCCCAACCGGCCATTGCGGCCACCGACCTGAATCTGGGACTGAACATACCATCGACCTTGTCGCCGTTTCCGGCTGCGTCTGGTACTTTTGGCGATGAGTGATTAGGGTTTGGAGGACTCTGCTTTGGCTCTTCTTCACTCACCATTGTGGAGCTCGATTAGGGTTTCTTGGGGGATCGGTTAGGAGAGAATGCTTGGGGAGGACCAGTTTGGCGTTAACGGTCAAATATTTCGAATTAAGTTTGGGACCGAGATAACGGCTATAATCTCGGAATTTCTAAGGTGTGTTTCAAGTGTATAACCCTGGGAGCTCAACATTTGTGGGGTCAAaaccatatttttatttttgtatt from Diospyros lotus cultivar Yz01 chromosome 6, ASM1463336v1, whole genome shotgun sequence encodes:
- the LOC127803797 gene encoding uncharacterized protein LOC127803797 isoform X3; this translates as MGGFVARAAIVHPCLRKLAVETVLTLSSPHQSPPVALQPSLGLYYARVNEEWRKGYEVQTSRTGRYASDPPLSRVVVVSISGGIHDYQVRTKLESLDGIVPRSHGFMISSSAMKNVWLSMEHQVILWCNQLVVQVAHTLLSLIDPEMGQPFLDTPKRLAVFTKMLHSGIPQSFDWLKQSPLSQQAIYDRVQNGKEATGPRENTLSSCPSNVRWTDDGLDRDLYIQTSTVTILAMDGRRRWLDIEKLGSNRERHFVLVTNLAPCSGIRLHLWPEKGKSASNLPASRRVIEVTQKMVHIPSGPAPRQIEPGSQTEQAPPSAVLFLSSSDMRGFRFLTISIAPRPTVSGQPPPAASMAVGQFFSPKEGELELSSKMLLLSSHFPQGMILKEDHPLAVNLSFTISLGLLPIRLSLETTGCGIKKSALPDEEAGDVENSRLCKLRCFPPVALAWDATSGLHIFPNLYSTTIEVDSSPALWGSTRGSEKTTVLLLVDPHCSYRASVAVSVTAAARRFFLLYCSEIVGFSVAVVFFALMRQAQAWELDLPIPSVLSAVQSNLRMPLPFSFLATVPLFIALFLSSLTSQPFPPFLSFVLVSILCYIFANGLILLLILILQLVFYVTAALHVFVKQRWQLWELNFCFVFLHWFLNLSSCFLSSKVIRALRTNPLFVTAVVAIALVCFVHPALGLFILLLSHALSCHNALSSFLTASFRSHTRSKESFDSRNGGNRSEQFSVRHRDGFSQSSLLDDGFSSRPGSTGSFGDTQLEMFHHRHGLLILHLLAALMFGPSLMAWFQRIGMGQSFPWFVDIALCGGVILHGICDSKPEFNFFLFPLPGVPGLEVKLSFGYLLAGCYSYLSALALAPYRAFYAMAAIGVLSFTFRIILRWNRGKGEAYVSTRKHSHRH